Genomic segment of Streptomyces brevispora:
CGCCCTGCTCGCGCTCAACGCGGGCCGGATCGTCACCGTGCCCGCGCTGATCGAGGAGCTGTGGGCAGACCGCCCCCCGCGCAGCCACGCCACCACCTTGCAGACCTACGTCCTCCAGCTGCGCAACGCGCTGGCGGCCGCCGATGCCGACCGCCCCGGCGTGCGGCAGATCCTGCGCACCCGCCACGGCGGCTACCTCCTGGAAGGGGACGCCTGTACAACGGACGTCTCCGTCTTCGAGAACCGGGTACGGGCCGGGCGCGCCGCCTCCGAGGCCGGCGACCACCGCCGCGCCTCCGAGGAACTGCGCCAGGCCCTCCAGCTCTGGCGCGGCCCCGCACTCGTGGACGTCCGCAAGGGCAGCGTCCTGGAGATCGAGGCCGTCTCCCTGGAGGAGAGCCGGCTCGGCGCCCTGGAGCGGCGCATCGAGTCCGACCTCGCCCTCGGCCGCCACGCCGGCCTGCTCGGCGAACTGACCCGGGTGGTCGCCCGGAACACGATGAACGAGAACCTCTGCGCGTTCCTGATGATCGCCCTCTACCGGGCGGGCCGCGTCGGCCGCTCCCTGGAGGCCTTCCACCGGCTCAGGTCCGTCCTCAACCACGAGCTGGGCGTCGAGCCCTGCCCCCGCCTTCAGAACCTCCAGTCGGCGATCCTCTCCGGCGACCCGGACCTGGACGTCTGGACCGTTTCCTGGTCCCCGGAGGAGTTCGCGGCGCACCGTCTCGCACGGGTCTCCTGAGGCCGCACCAGCAGCCCTGCGAGCAGAGACGAGCGCTCCGCCCAGGACAGCGTGCCGAGGCCGAACCCCATGACGCCCGGGGGGACTTGGAGCGAGCAACAGCGGCCGTGCGAGGACGCCGGCAGCATCCCGGCGGTCGCCGCCCGGAAGAACAGCACGAAGGCCTGGAGGGCGGCCGCGGTACCCGGGAACCCACCGCCGCGCCGCCCGGCCGTGGCCGTCCGGCCCGGTCATGGCCGGGCCCGTCCTTCGGCACCGGGCCCGGAACTCGCGCCCGGCACACGGCAAGGAACCTCCCGGCGGCGACCGGGTCAGCTTCCGGAGCAGCGTACGCAGCAGAGGCCCGTGACGAGACCGTCCTCGACACGCAGGGCCATGACGCCTTCGAGCTCGCCCTCCGGGCCGGCGGCCGGCGCCGGCCCGCCGTTGACCACGGCGGGCTCGCAGCCCATCGTCGCCCGCACCGTGCCGGAGCCACCGAGGCAGCACCGGACACCTCCTCCGCACCGCCGGCCGGCCACCGCCCCGAACCCGGCACGAACTGGGTCCCGCTCCAGCCACGACGGCGGCACCCGGGCCGCGGCCGGGGCGCCGCAGACCTCACACACCGGCACAGCTTCCCGGCACAGCTTCCCGGAGGAGGGCGACGGATGACTTCCCCGACGGCGGTCGACGAGGTGGTGGAGCAGCGGACACGGCTCCACTGCCTCGCCCACGCAGGCGCGGGCACCTCCAGCTACCGCCGCTGGCCGGCGGCGGCCGGCCCCGCGGTCGACGTGGCGGCCCTGCCGCTGCCCGGCCGGGACAGCCGACGGCGCGA
This window contains:
- a CDS encoding AfsR/SARP family transcriptional regulator, which encodes MSEGPKRYDPVNVGQQPGQLSVRLLGSLSLHLDETPVTASAPKQRQVLALLALNAGRIVTVPALIEELWADRPPRSHATTLQTYVLQLRNALAAADADRPGVRQILRTRHGGYLLEGDACTTDVSVFENRVRAGRAASEAGDHRRASEELRQALQLWRGPALVDVRKGSVLEIEAVSLEESRLGALERRIESDLALGRHAGLLGELTRVVARNTMNENLCAFLMIALYRAGRVGRSLEAFHRLRSVLNHELGVEPCPRLQNLQSAILSGDPDLDVWTVSWSPEEFAAHRLARVS